A genomic stretch from bacterium includes:
- a CDS encoding class I SAM-dependent methyltransferase, producing MNQKPRLEIEPIMEQIRQQINRQGKKQPESFDFVLDKGVSAMNLDELKVKLNESWNVGQRPFTSHRPIIGPFIVWYKKILFQLIKLPLCNVLEDQRNFNMYLAQTINQINLQHLLARTDFLFTELDKRIETLAAKFQAAQKNQQEFNDMTLSIRNALWEEQAKLAEVHQQTQSLESSIQYINQSLSEILHALDKLNQIDELTLTIRNALWEEQAKLAAVHQHTQSLESNFQHINQSVNELIDWYHKEKEGLDAHQYHLFNERFRDTIEHVKKRQQIYIDYFRDCKNIVDLGCGRGEFLELLQENNLPALGIDINPELVELAKQRGLNVTCADLLTFLAQTPDATFDGIFSAQVIEHFKLPDIRQIVGLIYQKLQPDGIAVVETLNPLSFYSYSRNYLLDLTHQRALHPQALKFLFDCHGFREVEIKFTSAVPLEEMLEGIELPKELTPEEETAWQKINLAFSRLNELFYGWQEYAIIAKK from the coding sequence ATGAACCAGAAGCCACGACTCGAAATCGAGCCGATTATGGAACAAATTCGGCAGCAGATTAACCGGCAGGGAAAGAAACAGCCGGAATCTTTTGACTTCGTTCTAGATAAAGGAGTATCTGCTATGAATTTAGATGAATTAAAAGTTAAATTAAATGAATCCTGGAATGTTGGACAACGGCCGTTTACTTCACATCGACCGATAATCGGTCCGTTCATTGTCTGGTATAAAAAGATACTCTTTCAACTCATTAAACTCCCGTTATGCAATGTCCTTGAAGACCAGCGCAATTTTAATATGTATCTAGCGCAAACGATTAACCAAATTAATCTGCAGCATCTCCTTGCCCGAACGGATTTCCTGTTTACCGAACTGGATAAAAGAATCGAAACACTGGCGGCAAAATTCCAAGCTGCACAAAAAAACCAACAGGAGTTCAACGATATGACGTTAAGTATTCGCAATGCGCTCTGGGAAGAGCAAGCGAAACTCGCTGAGGTACACCAGCAAACCCAATCGCTCGAATCGAGCATCCAATACATCAATCAGTCGTTAAGCGAAATTCTCCATGCGTTAGACAAACTCAACCAGATAGATGAGTTGACGCTTACTATCCGCAATGCGCTCTGGGAAGAACAAGCGAAACTCGCTGCGGTACACCAGCACACTCAATCACTCGAATCAAACTTCCAACATATCAATCAATCGGTAAACGAGCTTATCGATTGGTATCATAAAGAAAAGGAAGGACTTGATGCGCATCAATATCATTTGTTCAATGAACGATTTCGCGATACGATTGAACATGTGAAAAAACGGCAACAGATTTATATCGATTATTTTCGGGATTGCAAAAATATCGTTGATTTAGGATGCGGACGAGGCGAATTTCTGGAATTGTTACAAGAAAACAATCTGCCGGCATTAGGCATTGATATTAATCCGGAACTAGTCGAACTAGCGAAACAGCGCGGGTTAAATGTAACATGTGCGGATTTATTAACGTTCCTAGCGCAAACACCGGATGCTACGTTTGACGGAATTTTTTCCGCACAGGTTATCGAACATTTCAAACTGCCGGATATTCGGCAGATAGTTGGGTTAATCTACCAGAAACTGCAACCGGACGGAATTGCGGTGGTTGAAACGCTGAATCCGCTTTCATTCTATAGTTATAGCCGGAATTATCTCCTCGATTTAACCCATCAACGGGCGTTACATCCGCAAGCGTTAAAATTTTTATTTGACTGCCACGGTTTTCGCGAAGTTGAGATAAAGTTTACTTCTGCGGTTCCGTTAGAAGAAATGCTGGAAGGAATTGAACTTCCTAAAGAGTTAACCCCAGAGGAGGAAACTGCTTGGCAGAAAATCAATTTAGCATTCAGTCGGCTCAACGAACTTTTCTACGGATGGCAAGAGTATGCGATTATCGCCAAAAAATAA
- a CDS encoding bifunctional riboflavin kinase/FAD synthetase, with amino-acid sequence MLIVSELNKLPQRCSQKKTIITVGVFDGIHRGHQQILKKLASRTRKYANAQSVVLTFQEHPLKILSPSICPPLLLLNEEKIAYLANFGLDIIVNLHFTKQFANLTATEFITRVLSKSFQLTEIVVGHDHGFGKHARGDVRLLEQLGRTLGFRVIVVPPVCYRHIPISSTRIRELLRAGKVDDAAKMLGRPHHITATVVRGAQRGRTLGFPTANLVTANEVIPGNGVYAVIAEFSGKQYQGIMNIGYRPTFGKSSKPTLEAYLFNYRGNLYQKHIKVYFIARLRDEKRFPTPEALIAQINKDILRAKTRLHRVNRVYRHMIPM; translated from the coding sequence GTGCTTATAGTATCGGAATTAAACAAATTACCGCAACGCTGCTCCCAGAAGAAAACCATTATCACCGTTGGAGTTTTTGATGGTATCCATCGGGGACATCAACAGATTCTCAAGAAGCTCGCTAGTCGAACCCGAAAATATGCAAACGCACAATCAGTCGTTCTAACCTTTCAAGAACATCCGTTGAAAATCTTATCGCCGTCAATCTGCCCGCCATTATTATTACTAAACGAAGAGAAAATAGCGTATCTCGCTAACTTTGGTCTCGATATTATCGTCAATCTGCATTTTACGAAACAGTTCGCTAACCTAACCGCAACCGAGTTTATTACCCGAGTCCTTTCCAAATCGTTTCAATTAACGGAAATCGTCGTTGGGCACGACCACGGATTCGGAAAACATGCACGGGGTGATGTTCGGTTATTAGAGCAACTCGGACGAACGCTCGGATTTCGGGTTATTGTCGTCCCACCGGTATGTTATCGCCACATTCCAATCAGTAGCACCCGCATTCGCGAATTGCTCCGTGCTGGAAAAGTTGATGATGCTGCAAAAATGCTAGGGCGACCGCATCATATTACAGCAACCGTAGTTCGAGGCGCGCAGCGCGGGAGAACGCTCGGGTTCCCGACCGCAAACCTGGTAACCGCAAACGAAGTTATTCCCGGAAACGGAGTCTATGCAGTTATTGCGGAATTTTCTGGGAAACAATACCAAGGAATAATGAATATCGGTTACCGGCCGACATTTGGTAAATCATCTAAACCGACTTTGGAAGCCTATCTTTTCAATTATCGAGGAAATCTATATCAGAAACATATAAAAGTCTATTTTATCGCTAGATTGCGTGATGAAAAGCGATTCCCGACTCCAGAAGCGCTGATTGCTCAAATCAACAAAGATATTTTACGAGCGAAAACAAGATTGCATAGGGTAAATAGAGTATACCGGCACATGATACCGATGTAA
- a CDS encoding glycosyltransferase, which translates to MKVVHVYKDYFPPIRGGIENHINLLCQQQKQYFQVEVLVANRKSRTELETIDGITVYKIAQLGRILSAPITPSFHRWFNRLAADIYHFHHPNPTAELAYLSAKPKGKLVLTWHSDIVRQAVFMPVYRPFLYRFLNKVDRILVTSQNYLDSSPILQNYKTKCSIVPLGIDLTQFKLTPRIERNIAEIKRQYPNPIILFVGKLRYYKGVHILIHAMQQVHHAQLLIIGSGPKQLEWQELTAQLGLQGKVTFLGEVDDSELVAYLYACEIFCLPSHLRSEAFGAVQLEAFACGKPVVSTNLATGVPFVNLHEKTGLVVEPNSPDALADAINRLLTNPDWAKQLGEAGRRRVEQEFTIEKIAAQINAIYQQIMLK; encoded by the coding sequence ATGAAGGTAGTCCACGTGTATAAAGATTATTTTCCGCCGATTCGTGGCGGAATCGAGAACCATATCAATCTGCTCTGTCAGCAGCAGAAACAATATTTTCAAGTTGAAGTTCTGGTAGCAAACCGGAAATCTCGAACCGAACTAGAAACTATTGACGGGATTACCGTATATAAAATCGCGCAACTCGGTCGGATTCTCTCCGCACCGATTACCCCATCGTTCCATCGGTGGTTCAACCGTCTCGCTGCGGATATATACCATTTCCATCATCCGAATCCGACTGCTGAACTTGCGTATCTATCCGCTAAACCGAAAGGAAAACTGGTTCTCACTTGGCATAGTGATATCGTTCGGCAAGCGGTCTTCATGCCGGTTTACCGTCCATTTTTATACCGATTTCTCAATAAGGTTGACCGCATTCTCGTTACGTCACAAAACTATCTGGATAGTTCACCGATTTTACAGAATTATAAAACAAAATGTTCAATTGTTCCGTTAGGGATAGATTTAACCCAGTTCAAGTTAACGCCGAGAATTGAACGGAATATCGCTGAAATTAAACGGCAATATCCGAATCCGATAATCCTTTTCGTTGGGAAACTGCGGTATTATAAAGGAGTCCATATCTTAATCCACGCAATGCAACAGGTTCACCATGCACAGCTCCTCATCATCGGTTCGGGTCCGAAACAACTCGAATGGCAGGAACTAACCGCCCAACTCGGGTTGCAAGGGAAAGTAACCTTTCTCGGTGAAGTCGATGATTCTGAACTCGTCGCTTATCTTTACGCCTGCGAAATATTCTGCCTTCCATCGCATCTACGAAGTGAAGCGTTCGGTGCAGTCCAGCTGGAAGCGTTCGCTTGCGGTAAACCGGTGGTTAGCACCAATTTAGCGACTGGAGTCCCGTTTGTAAACCTGCATGAGAAAACCGGGCTGGTAGTTGAACCGAATTCGCCAGACGCGCTTGCTGACGCTATCAACCGTTTACTTACTAATCCAGATTGGGCGAAACAACTCGGGGAAGCTGGTCGTCGTCGAGTTGAACAGGAGTTCACGATTGAGAAAATCGCTGCCCAAATCAATGCTATCTACCAACAAATAATGCTAAAATAG
- a CDS encoding 4Fe-4S binding protein has protein sequence MFLRADPLAALVTTLVTHTFTTLFIPAMIIFGLTLIFGRWFCGWICPLGSHIDFVDRLKWRKRIPRGKKDEGKRQRPENVTINHESGWRKVKFYGFLIFIILAVLGVQMIWVLDPLVLITRSMSLAVYPYINLILRGTFDTLYNIPIIAKVSEPVYGLLKQGVLAFNQPVYLNHLTFALIILLVLGATGLTPRFWCRYVCPLGAMLGWLGKWSPVKRRVNQEKCIECLGCVRRCRTNAIRDHGRSYLPLECVGCMECVSVCPTRAVHFGLNFAIRNSKSELGTKTGISRRGFIYATAGSIIAVPALKLNSVHWNSMPVPIRPPGINHETIFLDKCIRCGECMKVCPTNGLQPSLLQSGWQGVWSPQLVPRIGYCEFGCTLCSQVCPSGAIQRILLEKKQKTVIGTAVIDKNKCIPWTQPMNCMVCEEMCPIPGKAIKGILATVHYQGYPPTQVLQPYVIKEKCIGCGICENKCPVQSIPPAIYVVGTRTQTETV, from the coding sequence ATGTTTTTGCGCGCTGACCCGTTAGCGGCGTTGGTAACCACTCTCGTTACCCATACGTTTACCACACTCTTTATTCCAGCAATGATAATTTTCGGATTAACCCTCATTTTCGGCCGCTGGTTCTGCGGGTGGATATGCCCGCTTGGAAGCCATATCGATTTCGTTGACCGGTTGAAATGGCGAAAGAGAATCCCTCGCGGAAAGAAGGATGAAGGAAAAAGGCAACGACCGGAAAATGTCACGATTAACCATGAGAGCGGCTGGCGGAAAGTGAAATTTTACGGATTCTTGATTTTTATTATTCTAGCGGTGCTCGGAGTTCAGATGATTTGGGTTCTCGACCCGCTGGTTCTGATTACCCGCTCAATGTCGCTCGCAGTATATCCCTATATAAATTTAATACTTCGTGGAACGTTCGATACCCTCTATAACATTCCTATAATTGCTAAAGTTTCTGAACCGGTCTATGGATTGTTGAAACAAGGAGTTCTAGCGTTCAACCAGCCGGTATATCTAAACCACCTGACGTTTGCACTTATCATCCTTTTGGTTCTCGGTGCTACGGGATTAACCCCGCGATTCTGGTGCCGATATGTATGCCCGCTTGGTGCGATGCTCGGCTGGTTGGGAAAATGGTCGCCGGTCAAACGGCGGGTGAATCAGGAAAAATGCATCGAATGTCTCGGCTGTGTTCGTCGATGCCGAACGAATGCGATTCGCGATCATGGCAGAAGTTATCTGCCATTAGAATGTGTCGGATGTATGGAGTGCGTTTCGGTCTGTCCAACTAGAGCAGTCCACTTTGGATTGAACTTTGCTATCCGAAATTCGAAATCCGAACTTGGAACTAAGACTGGGATTTCGCGTCGAGGTTTCATCTATGCTACTGCCGGTAGTATTATTGCTGTCCCTGCACTAAAACTTAATTCGGTACATTGGAATTCGATGCCGGTACCTATTCGTCCGCCGGGGATTAACCATGAAACGATATTTCTGGATAAATGCATCCGGTGCGGGGAATGTATGAAAGTCTGTCCGACAAACGGATTACAGCCGAGTTTACTCCAATCCGGTTGGCAAGGGGTTTGGTCACCGCAACTCGTCCCGCGTATTGGGTATTGCGAGTTCGGATGTACCTTATGCAGTCAGGTTTGTCCGAGTGGCGCAATTCAACGTATCCTGTTGGAAAAAAAACAGAAAACGGTTATCGGGACTGCGGTGATTGATAAGAATAAATGTATCCCCTGGACCCAACCGATGAACTGTATGGTCTGTGAAGAGATGTGTCCGATACCAGGAAAAGCAATTAAGGGAATTCTTGCAACGGTACACTATCAAGGTTACCCGCCAACGCAGGTACTCCAGCCGTATGTGATTAAAGAGAAATGTATCGGGTGCGGAATTTGCGAAAATAAATGCCCGGTGCAAAGTATCCCACCAGCAATTTATGTTGTCGGCACTCGAACGCAAACTGAAACTGTTTAG
- a CDS encoding ABC transporter ATP-binding protein, with amino-acid sequence MNEAIILDNISKKFKISTEQGKYTTLKDEFLRIFWRKKAPNYHWFWALENVSLSVPQGATVGIIGKNGSGKSTLLRIIAHILQPDTGTVKTRGRLSALIDLGAGFHPEFSGRENVYINGMILGLSKKEIDRQYQSIVEFSELQEFINNPVKTYSAGMYTRLGFAVAVNVDPDILLIDEVFAVGDASFVQKCYAKLEEFKRRGKTIILVTHSLEAVERWCDVAVWFHNGKLMEQGSPLRVIHAYRDHLAKSDETRLFAEQQIRAAEVQTPPHPPESQLPAGVPPATAPQRWGDRQVEIIYAKLIDSEQKERYLFESGESVTIELAYKVHTPVDHPVFGIGIFREDGIRCYGTNTHIEQYQLGKLTNDGVIRCNLDSLPLVEGNYYLDVAVHSPEEYAYDYIVHILSFVIRSKIKDVGIFRPKHQWEFPAELLETGERKNG; translated from the coding sequence ATGAACGAAGCTATCATCCTGGATAACATTTCAAAAAAGTTTAAAATTTCTACCGAACAGGGCAAGTATACGACGCTGAAAGATGAATTCCTGCGAATATTCTGGCGGAAAAAAGCACCGAATTACCATTGGTTCTGGGCGCTGGAAAATGTGAGTCTTTCCGTTCCGCAAGGGGCGACGGTCGGAATCATCGGAAAAAACGGTTCAGGAAAAAGCACCTTACTACGGATAATTGCGCATATTTTACAACCGGATACCGGTACAGTTAAAACGCGGGGGCGATTATCTGCGTTGATTGACCTTGGTGCAGGGTTCCATCCGGAGTTTTCCGGTCGTGAGAATGTCTATATTAACGGAATGATACTCGGTCTTTCGAAAAAGGAAATTGACCGTCAGTATCAATCGATTGTAGAATTTTCGGAGTTGCAGGAGTTTATCAATAATCCGGTGAAAACCTATTCTGCGGGAATGTATACCCGGTTAGGATTTGCGGTAGCGGTGAATGTTGATCCGGATATTTTGCTCATTGATGAAGTGTTTGCGGTCGGCGATGCCTCGTTTGTCCAGAAATGTTATGCGAAATTAGAAGAGTTTAAACGGCGTGGGAAAACCATTATTCTGGTAACCCATAGTCTCGAAGCGGTAGAACGATGGTGTGATGTTGCGGTCTGGTTCCATAACGGGAAATTGATGGAACAGGGAAGTCCGTTGCGGGTGATTCATGCGTATCGAGACCATTTAGCGAAATCAGATGAAACTCGGTTATTCGCGGAACAACAGATTCGCGCTGCAGAAGTCCAGACTCCCCCACATCCCCCTGAGTCCCAGCTACCAGCTGGTGTACCTCCAGCCACGGCACCGCAACGCTGGGGTGACCGACAAGTAGAAATCATATATGCGAAACTGATTGATTCCGAACAGAAGGAACGATATTTATTCGAGTCTGGAGAGTCCGTAACGATTGAGCTGGCATATAAAGTCCATACGCCGGTAGACCACCCAGTGTTCGGTATCGGAATATTTCGCGAAGATGGTATCCGCTGTTACGGAACCAACACACATATTGAGCAGTATCAGCTAGGAAAATTAACCAACGATGGTGTAATTCGCTGCAACCTCGATTCGTTGCCGTTGGTAGAAGGGAATTATTATCTCGATGTTGCGGTGCATTCGCCGGAAGAATATGCGTATGATTATATTGTCCATATTCTTTCGTTTGTGATTCGGAGCAAAATAAAAGATGTCGGGATATTTCGCCCGAAGCATCAATGGGAGTTCCCTGCGGAGTTACTGGAAACAGGAGAACGGAAAAACGGATGA
- a CDS encoding ABC transporter permease, producing the protein MFIEPIQAVIRYRPLIQSLVIRELKSRYRGTFLGFLWSFMNPLLLMLVYSFVFYVYMRVEMPNYTAFLLCGLLPWIWFSTALTEATSSIINNAGLIRKVYLASEVFPTIHVLSNLINYLLSLPILFIFLFLYKIKFTLALIALPILILLQLLFTWGVALFVSSLGTKYRDLLHLVPNLLLLWFFATPIIYPIWQIPDKFKILLAWNPMLPLITGYQNILYAGTFPDWKSLFLFAGITMFVILFGTYTFTLRKERFAEEV; encoded by the coding sequence ATGTTTATCGAACCGATACAAGCAGTCATTCGATATCGCCCGTTAATCCAGAGTTTGGTAATTCGTGAACTTAAATCCCGATATCGGGGAACCTTTCTCGGATTCCTCTGGTCGTTTATGAACCCGCTACTGTTAATGCTGGTATATTCGTTTGTTTTCTATGTCTATATGCGGGTAGAAATGCCGAATTATACCGCATTTCTGCTCTGCGGGTTACTCCCGTGGATATGGTTTTCGACGGCATTAACGGAAGCGACTTCATCAATTATCAATAACGCTGGGTTGATTCGGAAAGTATATCTAGCATCGGAGGTATTCCCGACTATCCATGTTCTTTCGAACCTGATTAATTATCTGTTAAGTTTGCCGATTCTCTTCATCTTCTTGTTCTTATACAAAATCAAGTTCACGCTAGCGCTCATCGCATTGCCGATATTAATCTTATTGCAACTGCTATTCACCTGGGGAGTAGCGCTATTCGTCTCCTCGTTAGGCACGAAATATCGCGATTTATTACATCTGGTTCCGAACCTGTTATTACTATGGTTTTTCGCGACGCCGATTATCTATCCGATATGGCAAATTCCGGATAAATTTAAAATTCTACTCGCTTGGAACCCGATGTTGCCGCTGATAACCGGATATCAGAATATTTTATATGCTGGAACATTTCCGGATTGGAAATCGTTATTTCTTTTCGCTGGGATAACGATGTTCGTTATTCTGTTCGGAACCTATACGTTTACGCTGCGAAAAGAACGGTTCGCCGAAGAAGTTTAA